The nucleotide window GCGGCCACCTCGATCGGCTGCTGGTCGAAGCCCGGGCAGACGTCCCCCGGGCCTCGCCCGGCGACCGGCACCACGGACAGGTGCCCCTCGTGGGTCTGCACCTGCAGCAGCCAGCCGAGCAGGTCCAGCCCGCGCGCGGTGAGGTCGGGGCGTCCCAGGCGGGCACCGGCGGCGAGCAGCACCTCGGGCAGGACGGCGTTGGCGTAGCGCAGCCGGGCCTCGGGCCAGCGCCAGCCGTCGGTCGTGCCGTCCGGCGCCGGCAGGGACCAGACGCGGTCGGCGACCTCCGTCAGCAGCGCGTGCGCGACCGCGTGGTCGGGGTGGGTGCGCAGGACGTCTGCGGCACCCAGGGCGGCGAAGGCGTCGGCGCGCACGTCGACCGAGCGCTGCCGGGCGCCGCTGCCGAAGCCGGCGAGCGCGCGGGCGACCTCGTCGGCCGGGACCTGCGACCCGGGCGGGGCGCCCACGACGGCACCGAGGCCCCAGAGCGCCCGGCCCCAGCAGTCCTCGGTGGTGGGCTGGTCGGCCCAGCGCAGGCTCGTGGTCCGGCGGTTGTGCCAGCGGCCGTCCGGGGCGCCGGCTGCGAGGACGAAGTCCAGGTACTGCCGGCGCAGCGCCACGACCTCGACCGCCGGGTCGGGCTGCCGGGCGGTGACCACCAGGCCGCGGGCGACGTCGTCGACGCAGTAGCCGTGCTCCGGGCGGGGCCGGGTGCCCAGGGCGTGCTCGTAGAGCCCACCGGCGTCGGTGAGGCTGACCAGGTG belongs to Aquipuribacter hungaricus and includes:
- a CDS encoding glycosyltransferase; amino-acid sequence: MTGAPEPSFAHLVSLTDAGGLYEHALGTRPRPEHGYCVDDVARGLVVTARQPDPAVEVVALRRQYLDFVLAAGAPDGRWHNRRTTSLRWADQPTTEDCWGRALWGLGAVVGAPPGSQVPADEVARALAGFGSGARQRSVDVRADAFAALGAADVLRTHPDHAVAHALLTEVADRVWSLPAPDGTTDGWRWPEARLRYANAVLPEVLLAAGARLGRPDLTARGLDLLGWLLQVQTHEGHLSVVPVAGRGPGDVCPGFDQQPIEVAALADACALAHESTGEARWADAVRLAAAWFTGDNDIRTPLLDPVSGGGCDGLHADRRNENQGAESTLALVSTLQQAARLRAATAGGPGVRTVVAGVTAPRTARSTATGMA